In Equus przewalskii isolate Varuska chromosome 6, EquPr2, whole genome shotgun sequence, one DNA window encodes the following:
- the LOC103566519 gene encoding olfactory receptor 7E24-like translates to RYPRYTEPQNLTTVTEFFLVGLSDDLEWQPLLFGLFLFMYLVTIFGNLLIILLVTFDSHLNTPMYFFLSNLSLVDIGFISTTVPKMIVDIHTHSRVIPYMGCLTQMSFLILFGCMDGILLTAMAYDRFVAICHPLHYSVIMNPCLCGFLVLASFLISLLDSQLHYLIVLQLTCFKDVEISNFFCDPSGLLKLACSDIFTNNIVMYFVGTISGFLPISGIFFSYYKIVSSILRVPSSGGKYKAFSTCGSHLSVVCLFYGTAIGVYLGSTLSPSPRKDVTASIMYTIVTPMLNPFIYSLRNRDIKSALWRLYSRLI, encoded by the coding sequence AGGTATCCAAGATACACAGAACCACAGAATCTAACAACTGTCACAGAATTCTTTCTCGTGGGACTCTCAGATGATCTGGAATGGCAGCCTTTGCTCTTTGGGCTGTTCCTGTTCATGTACCTGGTCACCATCTTTGGGAACCTGCTCATCATCCTGCTAGTCACCTTTGACTCCCACCTCAAtacccccatgtacttcttcctctccaacctgTCCTTGGTTGACATTGGTTTCATCTCTACCACAGTCCCCAAGATGATTGTGGACATCCACACTCACAGCAGAGTCATCCCCTATATGGGCTGCCTGACACAGATGTCTTTTTTGATCCTTTTTGGATGTATGGATGGCATACTTCTGACTGCAATGGCATATGACCGGTTTGTGGCCATTTGTCACCCTCTGCACTATTCAGTCATCATGAACCCATGCCTCTGTGGCTTCTTAGTTTTGGCATCTTTTTTAATTAGCCTTTTGGACTCCCAGCTGCACTATTTGATTGTGTTACAACTTACTTGCTTCAAGGATGtggaaatttctaattttttctgtgACCCTTCTGGACTCCTCAAACTTGCCTGTTCTGACATTTTCACCAATAACATAGTCATGTATTTTGTTGGCACcatctctggttttcttcctatctCAGGGATCTTTTTCTCTTACTATAAAATTGTTTCCTCCATTCTGAGGGTGCCTTCATCAGGTGGGAAGTacaaagccttctccacctgtggctcTCACCTGTcagttgtttgcttattttatggAACAGCTATTGGAGTTTACCTTGGATCAACATTGTCACCTTCCCCCAGGAAAGATGTTACAGCCTCGATCATGTACACCATAGTcacccccatgctgaaccccttcatttacagcctgaggaacagggACATCAAGAGTGCCCTGTGGAGACTCTACAGCAGACTAATCTAA